Proteins encoded in a region of the Vicia villosa cultivar HV-30 ecotype Madison, WI linkage group LG5, Vvil1.0, whole genome shotgun sequence genome:
- the LOC131605276 gene encoding zinc finger BED domain-containing protein RICESLEEPER 2-like: MQGVDNVSNNCPPPPTTTAPPNVPSEPPSNLPPTCQRKRRLNANGNRKRSEVWDHFNPIPNSDPPTAACKYCHQKYMCDSKKHGTSNLKSHMKTCPKYPLNLSTDPTQTVLSYSTTEGSVLVPISSRFSPVACRNGLAIFIILDEKPFSTVEGEGFKYFCSQMQPQFSIPSRRTIARDCFQLYLDEKVRLRAFFKSDCSRVAITTDCWTSVQNLNYLTITAHFIDREWNYQKRIISFTDIENHRGKTVGKKVEDVLKEWGLRNVSTITVDNAASNDVAVRYLEQKIRNMNGLLMDGFGFHMRCCAHVLNLVVRDGLQVANTSISSVRNAIRFVRSSPHRALKFKECVEYAGIECKKSVCLDVSTRWNSTYLMLDGAEKFQTAFDKLENEDESYRDFFEFESPPSIEDWDNVRVFIKFLKQYYDATKVFSVSTKASLHTAFPYLAGIYVELKNLNMNLNGLFAQVARDMLEKYSKYWIDITKMNQLLYFGVIFDPRYKLRFVEWCFNDMYGKDSDTKKSLLKDINANLSKMFNLYVQQYDTTVDSNPSVAAAVSQGETAASNEIPTHVARENAFQEHLMSIDSVEEETELQSYIEGKCLTFSEKDKDKFDLLCWWKHNAAQYPILSQIVRDIMPTPVSTVASESAFSTGGRVLEVYRSSLKPEMAEALICAQNWLRPSFYQFKDLEFNEEYEISEDVLQGFTETSVGSEAPSSSQTQSQPFGFLVDGSLEWKNHTVYIGDSINFVYDNPSVLISLCI; encoded by the exons ATGCAAGGAGTTGACAATGTGTCAAATAATT GTCCtccaccaccaacaacaacagcACCACCTAATGTACCTTCTGAACCCCCTTCTAACCTTCCACCTACTTGCCAAAGGAAAAGAAGACTTAATGCTAATGGTAATCGGAAGAGGTCCGAGGTTTGGGATCACTTTAACCCTATTCCTAATAGTGACCCACCAACTGCGGCATGTAAGTATTGCCATCAAAAGTACATGTGTGACTCTAAGAAACATGGAACATCAAACTTAAAGAGTCACATGAAAACATGTCCCAAATATCCCTTGAACTTATCTACTGACCCTACCCAAACCGTCTTGTCATATTCAACAACTGAAGGAAGTGTGTTGGTTCCGATTAGTTCTAGGTTTAGTCCAGTAGCTTGCAGAAATGGGCTGGCCATTTTTATCATCTTGGATGAGAAACCGTTCAGTACTGTTGAAGGGGAGGGGTTTAAGTATTTTTGTAGTCAAATGCAACCCCAATTTTCTATACCGTCAAGGAGAACCATAGCTAGGGATTGTTTTCAGCTATATCTTGATGAGAAAGTGAGGTTGAGAGCTTTCTTTAAGTCTGATTGTAGCAGGGTGGCTATCACGACAGATTGTTGGACATCTGTCCAGAATCTAAACTACTTGACCATCACCGCCCATTTTATCGATAGGGAATGGAATTACCAAAAAAGGATAATTAGCTTTACGGACATCGAAAATCACCGCGGTAAAACTGTTGGGAAGAAGGTTGAGGATGTATTGAAAGAATGGGGGTTGAGAAATGTTTCTACCATCACGGTAGATAATGCTGCCTCCAATGATGTTGCTGTTAGatatttagaacaaaaaataCGAAACATGAATGGACTATTAATGGATGGGTTTGGATTTCACATGAGGTGTTGTGCTCATGTCTTGAATTTGGTTGTGAGAGATGGATTACAAGTAGCCAACACCTCAATTTCAAGTGTTAGAAATGCAATTAGATTTGTTAGATCTTCACCCCATAGGGCCTTAAAGTTTAAGGAATGTGTGGAATATGCTGGGATTGAATGCAAAAAATCAGTATGTCTCGATGTTTCAACAAGATGGAACTCGACATATTTGATGCTAGATGGGGCTGAAAAGTTTCAAACTGCTTTTGATAAGTTGGAAAATGAGGATGAATCCTATAGGGATTTCTTTGAGTTTGAATCTCCCCCTAGTATTGAAGACTGGGATAATGTTAGGGTTTTCATTAAGTTTTTGAAGCAATATTATGATGCCAcgaaggttttttctgtttcaacAAAAGCAAGTTTGCATACAGCTTTTCCTTACTTGGCTGGAATATACGTTGAGTTGAAGAACTTAAACATGAACCTTAATGGGTTGTTTGCGCAGGTTGCTAGGGACATGTTAGAAAAGTATAGTAAATATTGGATTGATATCACTAAGATGAACCAACTCCTTTATTTTGGTGTTATCTTTGATCCCCGATATAAGTTAAGATTTGTGGAATGGTGTTTTAATGATATGTATGGAAAAGATTCAGACACTAAGAAATCCCTATTAAAAGATATCAATGCCAATCTTTCAAAGATGTTTAATCTTTATGTCCAACAATATGACACTACTGTGGACTCAAATCCATCTGTTGCAGCGGCTGTTTCTCAAGGCGAAACAGCTGCCAGCAATGAAATACCCACACATGTAGCTAGGGAAAATGCTTTTCAAGAACATTTGATGTCCATCGACTCAGTAGAAGAAGAAACCGAACTTCAGAGCTATATAGAAGGAAAATGCCTAACTTTTAGTGAAAAGGATAAAGATAAGTTTGACCTTCTTTGTTGGTGGAAACATAATGCTGCCCAGTACCCAATTCTGTCCCAAATTGTTAGAGACATTATGCCTACGCCAGTTTCAACAGTGGCTTCTGAGAGTGCTTTTAGCACGGGTGGGAGGGTTTTAGAAGTATATAGAAGCTCCCTCAAACCAGAAATGGCAGAGGCTCTAATTTGTGCTCAGAATTGGTTGAGGCCTTCTTTTTACCAATTCAAAGACTTGGAATTCAATGAGGAGTATGAGATTTCTGAAGATGTTTTACAAG GATTTACCGAGACTTCAGTCGGAAGTGAAGCACCATCATCATCTCAGACTCAGTCACAGCCTTTTGGCT TTCTTGTAGATGGATCTTTAGAGTGGAAGAACCATACTGTTTATATTGGTGACTCCATCA ATTTTGTTTATGATAATCCAAGTGTTCTAATTAGTTTGTGTATTTGA
- the LOC131605273 gene encoding uncharacterized protein LOC131605273, with amino-acid sequence MTTNNIPSMLTPVSEICGDKIEINLKVKVIHLWIIPDRINPTENESLHTLLLDEKCGKIHATIQKNLIPHFKEIFLEGSTYVFEKILVALNDVSFTTTNHKDKLNFMGSTNLFKVNAPEIHIHHFEFMSFLNILSSTKEDKLLDIIGHVDKKNSIKEIEKNGKKVMDIHLKIWSTMGVCNSFFETKMLLNVDIPAINDYKLRLTGENANLTQGVSQMTGSTIIPLADDLLQTKKNTIEDLIEST; translated from the exons ATGACTACCAATA ATATCCCTTCCATGTTAACTCCTGTATCAGAAATTTGTGGTgacaaaattgaaattaatttgaaGGTTAAAGTAATACATCTTTGGATTATACCTGATCGCATAAATCCAACAGAGAATGAAAGTCTCCATACGCTTTTATTGGATGAAAAG TGTGGAAAAATTCATGCAACAATTCAAAAAAATCTCATTCCACAttttaaggaaatttttttagAAGGTTCTACgtatgtttttgaaaaaattttggTTGCTCTGAATGATGTTTCATTCACAACAACAAACCATAAGGACAAGCTCAATTTTATGGGATCCACAAACTTATTCAAAGTGAATGCTCCGGAGATACATATTCATCATTTTGAATTTATGTCATTTCTTAATATTCTGTCTTCAACAAAAGAGGATAAGTTACTTG ATATTATTGGTCATGTCGATAAGAAAAATAGTatcaaagaaatagaaaaaaatggcaaaaaagtTATGGATATTCACTTGAAGATTTGGA GCACAATGGGTGTGTGTAACtcattttttgaaacaaaaatgtTGTTGAATGTTGATATACCTGCTATTAACGACTATAAATTGAG GTTGACTGGGGAAAATGCGAATTTGACTCAAGGAGTTAGTCAAATGACCGGGTCAACCATAATTCCATTGGCAGATGATTTACTCCAAACCAAAAAAAATACtattgaagatttgattgaatctACATaa